The Cuculus canorus isolate bCucCan1 chromosome 5, bCucCan1.pri, whole genome shotgun sequence genome window below encodes:
- the CHURC1 gene encoding protein Churchill isoform X1: MCGGCVGTEYPERGTTCLEGGSFLLNFVGCAQCGRRDFVLLSNRAAGLQDGEEIVTYDRAGRAPAGGGGLGFKDLCKNCHHLIARHEYTFSVVDDYQEYTMLCLLCGRAEDSISVLPDDPRQMTPLF, from the exons ATGTGCGGGGGCTGCGTGGGCACAGAGTACCCGGAGAGG GGCACCACCTGCCTGGAGGGCGGCTCCTTCCTCCTCAACTTCGTGGGGTGCGCCCAGTGCGGCCGCCGGGACTTCGTGCTGCTGAGCAACCGCGCGGCGGGGCTGCAGGACGGCGAGGAGATCGTCACCTACGACCGTGCGGGGCGGGCAccggcgggggggggcggcttGGGATTCAAGG ACCTGTGCAAGAACTGCCACCACCTGATCGCACGCCATGAGTACACCTTCAGCGTGGTGGATGACTACCAG GAGTACACCATGCTGTGCCTGCTCTGTGGCCGCGCCGAGGACTCCATCAGCGTCCTTCCTGATGACCCGCGCCAGATGACCCCGCTCTTCTGA
- the CHURC1 gene encoding protein Churchill isoform X2 — protein MCGGCVGTEYPERGTTCLEGGSFLLNFVGCAQCGRRDFVLLSNRAAGLQDGEEIVTYDHLCKNCHHLIARHEYTFSVVDDYQEYTMLCLLCGRAEDSISVLPDDPRQMTPLF, from the exons ATGTGCGGGGGCTGCGTGGGCACAGAGTACCCGGAGAGG GGCACCACCTGCCTGGAGGGCGGCTCCTTCCTCCTCAACTTCGTGGGGTGCGCCCAGTGCGGCCGCCGGGACTTCGTGCTGCTGAGCAACCGCGCGGCGGGGCTGCAGGACGGCGAGGAGATCGTCACCTACGACC ACCTGTGCAAGAACTGCCACCACCTGATCGCACGCCATGAGTACACCTTCAGCGTGGTGGATGACTACCAG GAGTACACCATGCTGTGCCTGCTCTGTGGCCGCGCCGAGGACTCCATCAGCGTCCTTCCTGATGACCCGCGCCAGATGACCCCGCTCTTCTGA
- the GPX2 gene encoding glutathione peroxidase 2, whose amino-acid sequence MTIPIAKSFYDLSATSLQGEKVDFNVFRGRVVLIENVASLUGTTVRDYTQLNQLQARYPRRLVVLGFPCNQFGYQENCANEEILNSLKYVRPGGGFEPNFMLFQKCQVNGTDTHPVFTYLKAHLPAPADEAAHLMAEPRFITWSPVRRSDISWNFEKFLVGPEGEPFRRYSPRMPTAQLEPDIQRLLKLAK is encoded by the exons ATGACCATCCCTATCGCCAAGTCTTTCTACGACCTGAGCGCCACCTCCTTGCAGGGGGAGAAGGTGGATTTCAATGTTTTCCGAGGCCGCGTGGTCCTCATCGAGAACGTGGCGTCTCTCTGAGGCACCACGGTGCGGGATTACACCCAGCTCAACCAGCTGCAAGCCCGCTACCCCCGGCGGCTGGTCGTGCTGGGCTTCCCCTGCAACCAGTTTGGCTACCAG GAGAACTGCGCCAATGaggagatcctcaacagcctgaAGTACGTGCGGCCCGGAGGGGGCTTTGAGCCCAACTTCATGCTCTTCCAGAAGTGCCAGGTGAATGGGACAGACACTCACCCCGTCTTCACCTACCTGAAGGCTCACCTGCCGGCACCAGCCGACGAGGCAGCACACCTGATGGCTGAGCCTCGCTTcatcacctggagccctgtgcgGCGCTCCGACATCTCCTGGAACTTTGAGAAGTTCCTGGTGGGTCCCGAAGGGGAACCGTTCCGGCGCTACAGTCCCCGCATGCCCACGGCCCAGCTGGAGCCCGACATCCAGCGTCTCCTCAAGTTGGCCAAGTAG